One stretch of Variovorax sp. 54 DNA includes these proteins:
- a CDS encoding pseudouridine synthase, which translates to MTDNAPAPIRLNKRMAELGLCSRREADDWIAQGWVRVNGKPAEMGVKVTPNDRIEVDKAAKGQQANQVTILINKPIGYVSGQAEDGHEPAVTLFTPQNRWVEDNARFFFGPQQLRGLAPCGRLDIDSTGLLVMTQDGRIARQLIGEDSVMDKEYLVRVAYHGLDQPAPTGQLVRLDDDDPVTTNVQAVFPPAMLARLRHGLSLDGQALKPARVEWQNPEQLRFVLTEGKKRQIRRMCELVGLKVVGLKRVRIGKVMLGNLPVGQWRYLAPHEKF; encoded by the coding sequence ATGACCGACAACGCCCCCGCCCCGATCCGCCTCAACAAACGCATGGCCGAACTCGGCCTGTGCTCGCGCCGCGAGGCCGACGACTGGATCGCGCAGGGCTGGGTGCGCGTCAACGGCAAGCCCGCCGAGATGGGCGTGAAGGTCACGCCCAACGACCGCATCGAGGTCGACAAGGCCGCCAAGGGCCAGCAGGCGAACCAGGTCACCATCCTTATCAACAAGCCCATCGGCTACGTGAGCGGGCAGGCCGAAGACGGCCACGAGCCGGCGGTCACGCTCTTCACGCCGCAGAACCGCTGGGTGGAAGACAACGCACGCTTCTTCTTCGGCCCGCAGCAGCTGCGCGGCCTGGCGCCGTGCGGGCGGCTCGACATCGACTCCACCGGCCTGCTTGTGATGACGCAAGACGGCCGCATCGCGCGCCAGCTCATCGGCGAAGACTCGGTGATGGACAAGGAATACCTCGTGCGCGTGGCCTACCACGGCCTGGACCAGCCCGCGCCCACCGGCCAGCTGGTGCGCCTGGACGACGACGACCCGGTCACCACCAACGTGCAGGCGGTGTTTCCGCCCGCCATGCTGGCCCGGCTGCGGCACGGCCTGAGCCTGGACGGCCAGGCGCTCAAGCCGGCGCGCGTCGAGTGGCAGAACCCCGAGCAGCTGCGCTTCGTGCTCACCGAAGGCAAGAAGCGCCAGATCCGCCGCATGTGCGAGCTGGTCGGCCTCAAGGTGGTGGGCCTGAAGCGCGTGCGCATCGGCAAGGTGATGCTCGGCAACCTGCCGGTGGGGCAGTGGCGCTACCTGGCGCCGCACGAGAAGTTCTAA